From a single Leishmania panamensis strain MHOM/PA/94/PSC-1 chromosome 2 sequence genomic region:
- a CDS encoding hypothetical protein (TriTrypDB/GeneDB-style sysID: LpmP.02.0200), producing the protein MRLELNEFVQATRSMHQQPGRVKRMRLMLRLRPYQSRKVFLLKATDGRVTMTTRVEHQGQLRLVESLVNEFVSDCTRASVGSPVPPTVAASASEQPTASAVAELPVSSVPGHKDRGAGGVAAATATRATGQAGAGSSASRGQAPACVSQASSSNAGRQNKGRKGRRH; encoded by the coding sequence ATGCGTCTGGAGCTAAATGAGTTTGTGCAGGCCACCCGCAGCATGCATCAGCAGCCAGGCAGGGTGAAGCGAATGAGGCTGATGCTACGTCTGCGACCCTACCAGAGCCGCAAGGTGTTTCTGCTCAAGGCTACCGATGGCCGAGTCACAATGACGACGCGGGTGGAACATCAAGGGCAGCTGAGGCTGGTGGAAAGCCTTGTGAATGAGTTCGTGTCTGACTGCACCAGGGCATCGGTGGGTAGTCCTGTGCCGCCCACCGTGGCTGCGAGCGCTAGCGAGCAGCCAACGGCAAGCGCAGTCGCTGAGTTGCCTGTCTCGTCGGTGCCTGGGCACAAGGACcgcggtgccggtggtgtGGCTGCGGCTACTGCGACGAGGGCGACTGGGCAGGCCGGCGCTGGCAGCTCAGCGTCGCGCGGGCAAGCGCCAGCCTGCGTCTCCcaggcgagcagcagcaatgcgGGGCGGCAAAACAAGGGAAGGAAGGGCCGGCGCCACTGA
- a CDS encoding small GTP binding protein rab6-like protein (TriTrypDB/GeneDB-style sysID: LpmP.02.0180), which translates to MDSAAAGASSKVSSVSASSSSMLKHKLVLLGDQSVGKTSILTRFMYDTFDQQYQPTIGIDFFSKTIHLEDDRNVRLQLWDTAGQERFHSLIPSYIRNSSATVVVYDLTSRSTFFNAFKWIDEVRSESGEEVVIMLVGNKIDQASERREVSAEEAMKKASECNVLFMEVSAKHGTHIKQMFRQVAAALPLPAATGGGTDVNSVESSSAGNTGSAGTIGGGVAAPGISAGQFGSLVRTPFLITPSAMQAASNSTTGSGGTGSAEADAHRSLGGACCGRGM; encoded by the coding sequence ATGGACTCAGCCGCCGCCGGGGCATCGAGCAAGGTGTCCAGCGTGTCGGCTTCTTCCTCATCGATGCTGAAGCACAAACTTGTTCTTCTTGGTGACCAATCTGTTGGCAAGACGAGCATCCTCACCCGGTTCATGTACGACACCTTTGACCAGCAGTACCAGCCAACCATCGGGATCGACTTCTTCTCCAAGACGATCCACCTCGAGGACGATCGTAATGTTCGGCTTCAGTTGTGGGACACAGCAGGGCAGGAGCGCTTCCACTCGCTGATCCCCAGCTACATCCGCAATAGCTCAGCAACTGTGGTTGTTTATGACCTCACCTCCCGCTCGACCTTCTTTAACGCCTTCAAGTGGATCGACGAGGTACGCTcggagagcggcgaggaggtcgTTATCATGCTCGTCGGCAACAAGATCGATCAAGCATCGGAGCGGCGCGAGGTGAGCGCCGAGGAGGCAATGAAGAAGGCGTCAGAGTGCAACGTCCTCTTCATGGAGGTGAGTGCAAAGCATGGCACACACATCAAGCAGATGTTTCGGCAggtcgctgccgcgctgccgctgccggctgCCACGGGTGGTGGTACCGATGTCAATAGTGTGGAGTCTTCATCTGCTGGCAATACTGGCTCAGCGGGTACgatcggcggcggtgtggcggCGCCCGGCATCAGCGCTGGCCAGTTTGGTAGCTTAGTTCGGACCCCCTTTCTGATTACTCCATCAGCGATGCAAGCCGCCTCGAACAGCACCACTGGCAGTGGCGGGACGGGCAGTGCTGAGGCCGATGCGCATAGAAGTCTCGGTGGGGCTTGCTGCGGGCGCGGCATGTAG
- a CDS encoding hypothetical protein (TriTrypDB/GeneDB-style sysID: LpmP.02.0190) has protein sequence MFGIFLVGFSLGFVLEVFACKTHLYESVMMKKDARRHDFDEFVLDFRQNIERWQREDRSKTPAIVGGAGRGAGAFGREERGGEGLL, from the coding sequence ATGTTTGGCATTTTCCTCGTTGGCTTTTCACTCGGGTTCGTGCTGGAGGTGTTCGCGTGCAAGACACATCTCTACGAAAGTGTCATGATGAAGAAGGatgcgcggcggcacgaCTTCGACGAGTTTGTCCTCGACTTCCGCCAAAACATagagcggtggcagcgggaGGACAGGAGCAAAACACCAGCCATCGTAGGCGGCGCGGGGAGGGGCGCGGGAGCCTTCGgcagggaggaaagggggggagagggcctCCTGTAG